In Levilactobacillus brevis, a single genomic region encodes these proteins:
- a CDS encoding MFS transporter: MSKKDQTDKNAVKAGVGVVTNAKVKDEEQPKLPWMVSSAMFLAPLCWYGPIGSTRSVLIPQLFAQLDPVHKVWAVRILATVASITGAVANLLFGAFSDVTRTRFGKRKPYIVLGTIAVAVSLIVIANVKSIVAIIFIWIIAAAAENAIAAAIYPQISDRVAPKWRGTVSTFYGVGFTIAQQGFALLAAQFLGNVKMGIYFMAGSTVVLAIIHLLLIKEKGNLDEPKVALNKDTLKKYFFFPTHDARDFYLALIGKFFMVVGSTIVTTFLLFLFTDYIGQGTSAAGKSISIFSSIMLIIGVIFALIGGPLADKLNRVKAPVVIATFALGFAALFPLFVQKPWAMFVYAVIAAFGNGLYNSVDGALNMDVLPSSDTAGKDLGLINLANTLGQMLGAMVASAIVAAFGYGAIFVFAIVMELIGGIAIAMIKRVR, from the coding sequence ATGTCGAAAAAGGATCAGACGGACAAGAACGCCGTTAAGGCTGGTGTCGGGGTCGTTACCAACGCCAAAGTTAAAGACGAAGAACAACCGAAACTGCCTTGGATGGTTTCTTCCGCCATGTTTTTAGCGCCATTATGCTGGTATGGACCAATTGGGTCTACTAGAAGTGTTTTAATTCCGCAATTATTCGCCCAACTCGATCCTGTACATAAAGTCTGGGCCGTTAGGATTTTAGCCACGGTTGCCTCCATCACCGGGGCCGTTGCCAACCTATTATTCGGGGCCTTCTCTGATGTGACCCGGACACGCTTTGGGAAACGGAAACCTTACATTGTTTTAGGGACGATTGCCGTTGCGGTTTCACTGATTGTGATTGCCAACGTCAAATCGATTGTCGCTATCATCTTTATTTGGATTATCGCGGCCGCGGCCGAAAATGCCATTGCCGCGGCGATTTACCCGCAAATATCGGACCGGGTTGCTCCGAAATGGCGGGGCACGGTTTCGACGTTCTACGGGGTTGGATTCACCATTGCCCAACAAGGATTCGCGCTGTTAGCCGCCCAATTCTTGGGTAATGTTAAAATGGGGATTTACTTCATGGCCGGCAGTACCGTTGTCTTAGCCATCATCCACTTGCTTCTGATTAAGGAAAAAGGGAACTTGGATGAACCTAAGGTCGCTTTAAACAAAGATACCTTAAAGAAGTACTTCTTCTTCCCAACTCACGATGCTCGAGACTTTTACTTGGCTTTGATCGGTAAGTTCTTCATGGTGGTTGGGTCAACCATTGTTACGACGTTCCTGCTCTTCTTGTTCACCGATTACATCGGTCAAGGAACCAGTGCAGCTGGGAAATCCATTTCAATTTTCTCCTCAATTATGTTAATCATCGGGGTTATCTTCGCCCTGATTGGGGGACCATTAGCCGACAAGTTGAACCGAGTTAAAGCGCCTGTTGTGATTGCAACCTTCGCTTTAGGCTTTGCCGCTTTGTTCCCACTGTTCGTTCAGAAGCCATGGGCAATGTTTGTTTACGCCGTCATTGCTGCCTTCGGTAATGGGTTGTACAACTCCGTCGATGGTGCCTTGAACATGGACGTTTTGCCTTCTTCTGATACGGCTGGGAAAGACTTGGGCTTAATCAACTTAGCCAACACGTTGGGCCAGATGCTGGGGGCCATGGTGGCTTCTGCCATCGTTGCTGCCTTTGGTTATGGTGCAATCTTCGTCTTTGCCATCGTCATGGAATTAATCGGTGGGATTGCGATTGCCATGATTAAGCGAGTACGATAA